In Vigna angularis cultivar LongXiaoDou No.4 chromosome 8, ASM1680809v1, whole genome shotgun sequence, one DNA window encodes the following:
- the LOC108345898 gene encoding ninja-family protein mc410 yields the protein MEDESGLELSLGLSCGGSSAKPKGKNGSSSDSRAEEVGRGGKMVDDFKSLFDNAPQKPESISGTRRTDSPKPEENFFSDLSKAKEENASLNLNGRGFLVAKNSKPLEIEDEKRSEAANKRKMPFDEIHSQKKHDSDVHHPDLHDRARTSHISITEDGSTAENEDVADSETENSTSRPISHHSDGSKGFIRVGSSSDAAKEVRGSADSNAADFNGQKRFNGSSEKDFKHTNMNYGASFSVQPVNMMNVSYPSSVQESSPVGAPGPQIHGVMHVMPAATGERAGTQPVNNGNLPVMFGYPPVQLPLLEDQPWGLVSRPQQLHPYVGRGPTNPAALQVISNNISEAIPYEGRPLDRSKGDGKQRVTEEGSSSQPEDAKGRSTNLRAKDISDQSAGEGSIIDFSNIKPGLAADVKFGGCGSYPNLPWVSTSGSGPNGRTISGVTYRYSTNQVRIVCACHGSHMTPEEFVRHANEDQAAAEGNGVLGTVANGNPAAPSHG from the exons ATGGAGGATGAGAGTGGGCTTGAGCTCAGCCTGGGTTTGTCTTGTGGTGGCTCGTCTGCCAAACCCAAAGGTAAGAATGGTAGCTCCTCAGATAGTAGGGCTGAAGAAGTTGGTAGAGGTGGCAAAATGGTGGATGACTTTAAGAGCTTGTTTGATAATGCTCCTCAGAAGCCTGAATCTATTAGTGGGACGCGGAGAACTGATTCCCCAAAGCCTGAGGAGAACTTCTTTAGTGACCTTTCAAAGGCCAAAGAAGAGAATGCTTCTTTGAATTTAAATGGAAGAGGATTTCTGGTAGCAAAGAATAGTAAACCTCTTGAAATTGAGGATGAAAAACGGTCAGAGGCAGCAAATAAGCGGAAAATGCCTTTTGATGAGATACATAGTCAAAAGAAGCATGACAGTGATGTCCACCACCCTGATTTACATGACAGGGCTAGAACATCTCATATATCTATAACAGAGGACGGTTCAACTGCAGAAAATGAAGATGTGGCTGACTCTGAAACTGAGAACTCCACCTCCAGGCCCATCTCACACCACAGTGATGGTTCCAAAGGATTCATCAGAGTTGGTTCTTCTTCTGATGCAGCAAAAGAAGTTCGTGGAAGTGCTGACTCAAATGCTGCTGACTTTAACGGGCAGAAGAGGTTTAATGGGTCATCAGAAAAAGATTTTAAGCACACAAACATGAATTACGGTGCTTCCTTTTCTGTTCAACCTGTAAATATGATGAATGTATCTTACCCTTCTTCAGTACAAGAGTCTAGCCCTGTTGGGGCACCAGGCCCTCAGATACATGGAGTGATGCATGTAATGCCTGCTGCAACTGGTGAACGTGCAGGAACCCAACCAGTGAATAATGGGAACCTGCCGGTAATGTTTGGATATCCGCCTGTTCAGCTTCCCTTGTTGGAGGACCAACCATGGGGTTTGGTTTCTCGTCCTCAACAATTACACCCTTATGTTGGCAGGGGTCCAACTAACCCAG CTGCACTCCAAGTAATCTCAAACAACATATCCGAGGCAATACCATACGAAGGAAGGCCATTAGATCGTTCCAAAGGAGATGGTAAACAGCGTGTCACTGAAGAAGGCTCCTCTTCGCAACCTGAAGATGCGAAAGGAAGAAGCACAAACCTTAGGGCCAAAGATATATCAGACCAATCAGCAGGAGAAGGTTCCATCattgatttttcaaatattaagcCCGGTCTTGCTGCAGATGTTAAATTTGGCGGATGTGGTTCCTATCCAAATCTGCCTTGGGTATCCACCTCAGGTTCAGGTCCAAATGGCAGGACAATATCTGGTGTTACTTACCGATACAGCACTAACCAAGTTCGAATTGTCTGTGCATGCCATGGTTCCCACATGACCCCTGAGGAGTTTGTTCGCCATGCAAATGAAGACCAAGCAGCTGCAGAGGGCAACGGAGTTTTGGGGACAGTAGCAAACGGCAATCCTGCTGCCCCTTCCCATGGCTAG
- the LOC108344995 gene encoding E3 ubiquitin-protein ligase ATL42 produces MRKTRTMNELGVILSVLSVLFLHVRAQTVAPSGDAVSNFQPSLAVVIGILGVMFLLTFFLLMYAKFCQHRGASASLGDQENLPTFVRSRSRFSGIDKTVIESLPFFRFSSLKGSKEGLECAVCLSKFEDVEVLRLLPKCKHAFHIDCIDHWLERHSSCPICRHKVNPDDHTTFTYSNSLRRLANQSGLGEESNLEIFVQREEDHNGSSRFSVGSSFRKMGKGVKEEELLIQKGAEDSDGNQKGYHKHNHMITISDVVFKHRWSNVSSSDLMFLNSEMLNATSSNRFSNFESNADLMSTPREVVENDHIKNIKEEMERKISFESKVSALSNFKSVSEKDPPFTSDSAGKSNHTPKYANPGEKRSMSEITAVSRFGDFGTKMRVFKDSSSVQNNLKEEKMRQIWFPIAKRTAQWFVNRERRSQLSLDKQLPLDV; encoded by the coding sequence ATGAGGAAAACCAGAACCATGAATGAGCTTGGTGTTATCCTTTCTGTTCTCTCAGTCTTATTCCTCCATGTTAGAGCACAGACTGTTGCACCTTCAGGAGATGCCGTGTCCAATTTCCAACCAAGTCTTGCTGTTGTCATAGGAATCCTTGGTGTCATGTTTCTACTGACattctttcttctcatgtatgCAAAATTCTGTCAACACCGCGGAGCTTCAGCTTCTCTTGGAGACCAAGAAAATCTACCAACTTTTGTGAGATCAAGGTCTAGATTTTCAGGAATTGACAAGACTGTCATTGAATCACTCCCCTTCTTTAGATTCTCTTCACTCAAAGGGTCAAAGGAAGGGCTGGAGTGTGCAGTGTGCTTATCAAAGTTTGAAGATGTCGAAGTTCTCAGACTTCTACCAAAGTGCAAGCATGCTTTTCATATTGATTGCATAGACCACTGGCTTGAAAGGCACTCTAGCTGTCCTATTTGCAGGCACAAGGTCAACCCTGACGACCACACTACCTTCACATATTCAAACAGTTTAAGGAGGCTAGCAAACCAATCAGGTCTAGGTGAAGAATCTAACTTAGAGATCTTTGTCCAGAGAGAGGAAGATCATAATGGTTCATCAAGATTCAGTGTTGGAAGCAGCTTTCGGAAAATGGGAAAGGGTGTCAAGGAAGAAGAATTGCTCATCCAAAAAGGAGCAGAAGATAGTGATGGTAACCAGAAGGGGTATCATAAACACAACCACATGATTACTATATCTGATGTTGTGTTCAAGCACAGGTGGAGCAACGTCAGTTCTTCAGACCTCATGTTTTTGAACTCGGAGATGCTGAATGCTACATCAAGCAACAGATTCAGCAACTTCGAATCAAATGCAGACCTGATGTCAACCCCAAGAGAGGTGGTAGAAAATGATCATATTAAGAACATCAAGGAGGAGATGGAGAGGAAGATTTCCTTCGAGAGCAAAGTTAGTGCTCTTAGCAACTTCAAATCAGTTTCAGAAAAGGATCCTCCTTTTACATCAGATTCTGCAGGAAAATCAAATCATACACCAAAGTATGCAAACCCAGGTGAGAAAAGGTCAATGTCAGAAATCACTGCTGTCTCTAGATTTGGAGATTTTGGCACGAAAATGAGGGTCTTCAAGGATTCTTCTTCTGTCCAAAACAACCTTAAAGAGGAAAAAATGAGACAGATTTGGTTTCCAATAGCTAAAAGAACAGCTCAATGGTTTGTGAATAGAGAAAGAAGGTCTCAGCTATCTCTGGATAAACAACTACCATTAGATGTATAA